The proteins below are encoded in one region of Festucalex cinctus isolate MCC-2025b chromosome 2, RoL_Fcin_1.0, whole genome shotgun sequence:
- the LOC144014839 gene encoding PRELI domain containing protein 3B-like, with amino-acid sequence MSLPNFHPSVGPFSFLAAVTLSPFSRPGSRALTDKPAYKMKIWTSEHIFNHPWETVTKAAMQKYPNPMNPSVFGVDVLDRRLDTQGRLHSKRLLSTEWGLPAIAKSIIGLTRTCTYVQEHSVVDPKQKIFELKSTNISFTNLVSVDEKLTYKPHPQDPDKTVLTQEALISVKGVSLSSYLEGLMANTISVNAGKGREAMEWVIRRLNAEIEELAATARGTMRVPMAAAVADK; translated from the exons ATGTCCCTTccgaacttccatccatccgttgGTCCTTTCTCCTTCCTAGCTGCGGTCACGCTATCACCTTTTAGCCGGCCTGGCTCCCGAGCTCTGACGGACAAACCAGCCTACAAAATGAAGATCTGGACTTCAGAGCACATTTTCAA CCACCCATGGGAGACGGTGACCAAGGCAGCAATGCAGAAGTACCCCAACCCCATGAACCCCAGTGTGTTTGGTGTGGATGTTCTGGACAGACGGCTGGACACGCAGGGGCGGTTACACAGTAAAAGACTGCTTAGCACAGAGTGGGGTCTTCCCGCCATCGCCAAATCC ATCATCGGATTAACAAGAACGTGCACTTACGTCCAAGAACATTCAGTAGTGGACCCCAAACAGAAGATCTTTGAACTCAAATCTACAAAT ATCTCCTTCACTAATCTGGTCTCTGTGGACGAGAAGCTGACGTATAAGCCTCATCCGCAGGATCCTGACAA GACAGTGCTGACGCAGGAAGCTCTGATCAGTGTGAAAGGTGTCAGTCTGAGCAGCTACCTGGAAGGCCTCATGGCCAACACCATCTCTGTCAACGCCGGCAAG GGCCGCGAGGCAATGGAGTGGGTTATCCGGCGCTTGAACGCGGAAATCGAGGAGCTGGCGGCGACAGCTCGCGGCACCATGCGTGTGCCCATGGCGGCGGCAGTTGCCGACAAATGA